A single window of Oncorhynchus clarkii lewisi isolate Uvic-CL-2024 chromosome 10, UVic_Ocla_1.0, whole genome shotgun sequence DNA harbors:
- the LOC139419587 gene encoding guanine nucleotide-binding protein G(I)/G(S)/G(O) subunit gamma-8-like, which yields MSNNMAKITDTRKTVEQLKLEVNIERMMVSKAAADLMAFCEAHAKEDPLVIPVSSSENPFREKKFFCAIL from the exons ATGTCCAATAACATGGCTAAGATTACAGATACCCGCAAGACAGTGGAACAGCTGAAACTGGAAGTTAACATTGAAAGAATGATG GTGTCCAAAGCAGCAGCTGATCTGATGGCCTTCTGTGAGGCTCATGCCAAGGAGGACCCTCTGGTGATACCAGTGTCATCCTCTGAGAACCCTTTTCGGGAGAAGAAATTCTTCTGTGCCATACTCTAA
- the LOC139418572 gene encoding transmembrane protein 45B-like isoform X2 has protein sequence MANFKGHALPGSCFLLLGLCWSVMYPLRHCWRRHQPKARQKLPLFFNRIDLIEGTLMIFFAFVGIMAEQFVPDGPHAHLYNRETQSWVKLMNWQHSTMYLFFSIAGVVKVLTMSPLPVPLGLDRLALSLAFFIEGLLFYFHVHMRPPLDTHIHSMLFVPVFGGAAITLLEVFMRDNIVLELLRTSMTILQGSWFFQIGFVLYPLNGVQWDLQAHDNTMFITMCFCWHLAVALLIVGINYWMGWCCVQRCSGRGSDIEIMMRKTSSSKKALLEESDEE, from the exons ATGGCCAACTTCAAGGGACATGCCCTTCCTGGCAGCTGCTTTCTGCTGTTAGGCCTGTGTTGGTCAGTGATGTACCCTCTCCGACACTGCTGGAGGAGGCATCAGCCTAAAGCAAGACAAAAACTGCCCCTGTTCTTTAACAGAATAGACTTAATCGAGGGGACACTTATGATTTTCTTTGCCTTTGTGG GCATCATGGCAGAGCAGTTTGTGCCTGATGGGCCCCATGCCCACCTGTACAACAGAGAGACCCAGTCCTGGGTGAAGCTGATGAACTGGCAGCACAGCACTATGTACCTCTTCTTCAGTATCGCTGGAGTTGTTAAAGTCCTCACTATGTCACCGCTTCCAGTCCCACTTGGTCTTGACCGCCTTGCTCTCTCCCTGGCTTTTTTTATTGAAG GGCTCCTGTTTTACTTCCATGTGCACATGCGCCCTCCTCTGGATACCCACATCCACTCCATGCTGTTTGTGCCGGTGTTTGGTGGGGCGGCCATCACCCTGTTGGAGGTGTTCATGCGAGATAACATCGTACTGGAACTGCTCAGGACCAGCATGACCATCCTGCAAGGCTCCTGGTTCTTTCAG ATTGGATTCGTGCTGTACCCATTAAACGGAGTACAGTGGGATCTGCAGGCACACGATAACACCATGTTCATCACCATGTGCTTCTGCTGGCATCTAGCTGTGGCCCTGCTGATCGTTGGCATCAACTACTGGATGGGCTGGTG CTGTGTACAACGATGTTCAGGAAGAGGAAGTGACATAGAGATCATGATGAGAAAGACATCCAGCTCCAAAAAGGCTCTGCTAGAGGAGTCAGACGAAGAGTAG
- the LOC139418573 gene encoding nuclear factor related to kappa-B-binding protein-like: MDVLDHMLTDPLDSEKANDGHITEECMLGDCRVSLPEDLLEDPEIFFTVLSESTWSKVLTDEQRQHLRQLLPQFPDDNTSEQDRTISDLFNNQNFCFGNPLHLAQKLFGDGHFNPEVVMYRELCAKSQKKCQLYSLQQYYHKLLKQILVSRKELLELAVRSGPDIAVKRKCSARTPGEMQEQRVRGRVCWILREVKTECGDRYPSSDDDASSLPTPRSPSSPTPTVFVRVLPSLSTQDMKTTAKPELGEKDMRAMLRRHREKRRRQPDHPDLMTSDIHLGDMMSRVDVGRKGAMMALFELGRPKRKMRRKKMRRIKVESKDPCQALMPSEAPALSLDTPAALPDTPVPPLPSVKEEPLGEVQNSPVMAEEIAVTFFNLLENILRLEGLASTAMLEEKVRQWQTSPASSLNPRFSSASCWSEMVLPALHFLAVETKVGMMALPSGFTPCVVFRESSQQWKWIGPSENGEKDLSALCQLWVDSKGLVVVKAECDELPEMTSLTPRAWTDYVVRASTGDERHVFQVQEQQRYDQPHKAFTFRMHGFESPVGPVKGVFDKEMSLNKAREHTLLRSDRPAYVTILSLVRDAAARLPNGEGTRAEICELLKDSQFLAPDVTSAQVNMVVSGALDRLHYEKDPCVKYDIVRKLWNYLHRDRGQEEFEKIHQAQAAAAKARKTLQQKPKLASKPSGSKEGGGKTSGGLEASHMGGPMSPTPSTLGTPKSPLAPVATTPTKAGIPDSVKTGPGVILVSPPPIPQLGTLLSSSQCGPQVSQPATSQHSARVVGHQSGSPPQVRVVSAQTARGQQAMLVHQTPRQIRVPVTVGAKGITQTVVSLPLRTLSFGSPIQGQAARGQTTLSMSGLTTAQTGFPGSPAHHTASPAVLQGVTSQNIIQQVAITGQMGVKAQGGAAISIAATDLRIQGKDVLRLPPYSKGQTVLRITPEMMATLTKSPVTTTKLTPDMLGTATTKSISATLHLTPPQHSSPCSPASSSGGVLTNKASAGTTTLLKAAGDAIRLMPTLAVAMAEQKDQTFSTVSSSDSKSGTTIRIMPGLGVIPQKRGQAITVTTATSSKPVSTGAATVPKATSGLAVAEGVTIGPSASGSLTLGTATVRQVPVTATVVSTQPGKLPAQIPVPLSVLSQPLKSKSGMTTPILKGNISTNISSLGRNIILTTMPAGTKLIAGNKPVSFVTAHQLQQLQQQGQTTQVRIQTVPALQLQQLSAAGSPKSVSAAVVTTAPSPKRTPDPPPPTQ; the protein is encoded by the exons ATGGATGTCCTTGATCACATGCTGACAGACCCCCTGGACTCAGAGAAGGCCAATGATGGGCACATCACTGAAGAGTGTATGTTGGGAGACTGTCGAGTGAGCCTTCCAGAAGACCTGCTTGAGGAT CCTGAAATCTTCTTCACTGTGCTGAGTGAAAGCACATGGTCTAAAGTACTGACCGATGAACAGAGGCAGCATCTCCGTCAATTGTTACCTCAGTTTCCCGACGACAACACCTCTGAACAGGACCGCACCATCAGCGACCTCTTCAACAACCAGAACTTCTGCTTCGGAAACCCCTTGCACCTTGCACAGAAACTGTTCGGAG ATGGCCATTTTAATCCAGAAGTGGTCATGTACAGAGAGCTGTGTGCCAAGTCCCAGAAAAAGTGCCAGCTCTACTCTTTGCAGCAGTACTACCACAAACTCCTCAAACAGATCCTGGTCTCTAGAAAG GAACTACTGGAGTTGGCGGTCCGCAGTGGCCCTGACATCGCGGTAAAGAGAAAGTGCTCCGCCCGGACGCCTGGTGAGATGCAGGAACAGAGGGTCAGAGGAAGAGTCTGCTGGATACTAAGGGAAGTTAAAACGGAGTGTGGAGACCGATACCCGTCATCTGACGATGATG CCTCTTCGCTGCCAACACCTCGgtctccttcctctcccacaCCTACTGTCTTTGTCAGGGTTCTGCCCAGTCTCTCCACCCAGGACATGAAGACCACAG CTAAACCAGAGCTGGGAGAGAAGGACATGAGAGCCATGCTACGGAGACATAGAGAAAAGAGGAGACGACAACCG GATCATCCAGATTTGATGACCTCTGACATCCACTTGGGCGACATGATGTCTAGAGTGGACGTGGGTCGTAAAGGAGCCATGATGG CACTGTTTGAACTGGGTCGGCccaagaggaagatgaggagaaaAAAGATGAGGAGAATTAAAGTGGAGTCCAAGGATCCCTGTCAGGCTCTGATGCCTTCAGAAGCTCCAGCTCTATCACTTGACACCCCAGCTGCTCTTCCTGACACCCCAGTCCCTCCACTGCCCAGTGTCAAGGAAGA GCCGTTGGGGGAGGTGCAGAACAGCCCTGTCATGGCGGAGGAGATTGCTGTGACCTTCTTCAACCTGCTGGAGAATATCCTGAGACTAGAGGGGCTCGCCAGCACAGCCATG TTGGAGGAGAAGGTCCGACAGTGGCAGACATCTCCAGCTAGTTCCCTGAACCCCCGGTTCTCCTCGGCCTCCTGCTGGTCAGAGATGGTGCTGCCAGCCCTGCACTTCCTGGCTGTGGAGACTAAAG TTGGTATGATGGCTCTTCCCAGTGGCTTCACCCCTTGTGTTGTGTTCAGGGAAAGCTCACAGCAATGGAAATGGATTG GTCCAAGTGAGAATGGAGAGAAGGATTTGAGTGCTCTGTGTCAGCTGTGGGTCGACTCCAAGGGCCTGGTTGTGGTCAAG GCAGAATGTGACGAACTACCAGAGATGACTTCTCTCACCCCTAGAGC TTGGACAGACTACGTGGTGCGGGCCAGCACTGGAGACGAGAGGCATGTTTTTCAAGTGCAG GAGCAACAGCGGTATGACCAGCCACACAAAGCCTTCACCTTCAGAATGCATGGCTTTGAGTCTCCGGTGGGGCCTGTTAAAGGGGTCTTTGACAAGGAGATGTCTCTCAACAAAGCCAGAGAGCACACTCTGCTGCGCTCGGACCGCCCAGCCTATGTCACCATCCTCTCCCTGG TGCGGGACGCAGCAGCCCGGCTGCCCAACGGAGAGGGGACCAGGGCTgagatctgtgagctgctcaagGACTCTCAGTTCCTGGCGCCAGATGTCACCAGTGCTCAG GTGAACATGGTTGTGAGTGGGGCTCTGGACAGGCTGCACTATGAGAAGGACCCCTGTGTGAAGTATGACATCGTCCGCAAGCTGTGGAACTACCTGCACCGCGACCGCGGCCAGGAGGAGTTTG AGAAAATTCACCAGGCTCAAGCTGCCGCTGCCAAGGCCAGAAAGACACTTCAGCAGAAACCTAAACTTGCATCCAAGCCT TCTGGCAGTAAGGAGGGCGGTGGTAAGACCTCTGGAGGCCTGGAAGCTAGTCATATGGGGGGTCCCATGTCCCCAACTCCCAGCACCCTTGGAACCCCCAAATCACCCCTAGCCCCTGTAGCCACAACCCCCACCAAAGCTGGGATCCCAGATTCAGTCAAGACCGGTCCTGG TGTTATCTTAGTGTCTCCTCCACCCATTCCTCAACTGGGGACCCTGTTGTCCAGCAGCCAGTGTGGCCCACAGGTCTCTCAGCCAGCTACCTCCCAGCACTCAGCCAGGGTAGTGGGCCATCAGTCAGGCTCTCCGCCTCAGGTAAGAGTGGTCTCTGCCCAGACAGCAAGAGGACAGCAGGCCATGTTGGTGCACCAGACCCCTCGACAGATCAGAGTGCCAGTCACTGTTGGTGCTAAGGGCATCACACAG ACCGTGGTGTCGTTACCACTAAGGACCCTGTCTTTTGGTAGCCCCATCCAGGGGCAGGCAGCCAGAGGGCAGACGACCCTGTCGATGTCAGGCCTGACCACTGCTCAGACTGGCTTCCCTGGCAGCCCTGCACACCACACAGCCTCCCCCGCTGTCTTACAGGGAGTCACCAGCCAGAACATCATCCAACAG GTGGCCATCACAGGCCAGATGGGCGTGAAGGCTCAAGGTGGAGCAGCTATTTCAATAGCCGCTACGGATCTCCGCATCCAGGGCAAAGATGTGCTCCGCCTGCCCCCCTACTCCAAAGGACAGACGGTGCTGCGGATCACACCTGAAATGATGGCCACCCTCACCAAGTCCCCCGTCACCACCACCAAACTCACCCCCGACATGTTAGGCACCGCCACCACCAAGAGCATATCTGCTACTCTCCATTTGACCCCACCCCAACACTCCTCCCCCTGCAGCCCAGCCTCCTCCTCGGGTGGCGTTCTGACGAACAAAGCCTCCGCTGGCACCACCACCCTGCTGAAGGCTGCAGGGGACGCTATACGCCTGATGCCCACCCTGGCGGTCGCTATGGCCGAGCAGAAGGACCAAACCTTCTCCACCGTCTCCTCGTCTGACTCCAAGAGTGGCACCACCATACGAATAATGCCCGGACTCGGGGTCATCCCACAGAAACGGGGGCAAGCCATCACCGTGACAACGGCCACCAGCAGCAAACCAGTTTCCACTGGGGCTGCGACTGTCCCCAAAGCCACCAGCGGCTTGGCCGTAGCTGAAGGGGTGACGATTGGCCCTTCTGCCTCAGGCTCCCTGACTCTGGGAACAGCTACTGTCCGCCAGGTCCCCGTCACAGCCACAGTGGTGTCCACACAACCA GGGAAGCTACCAGCTCAGATCCCAGTGCCTCTGTCTGTCCTCAGCCAACCACTTAAAAGCAAGAGTGGGATGACCACGCCCATACTGAAAGGAAACATCAGTACGAA TATCAGCAGTCTGGGCAGGAACATCATCCTCACCACCATGCCTGCAGGCACCAAGCTGATAGCTGGGAACAAGCCAGTCAGCTTTGTCACAGCGCACCAGTTACAGCAGCTGCAGCAACAAGGGCAGACCACTCAG GTGCGTATCCAGACGGTGCCTGCCCTGCAGCTCCAGCAGCTCTCTGCAGCAGGCTCCCCCAAGTCTGTGTCCGCTGCCGTAGTCACCACCGCACCCTCACCCAAACGAACTCCGGACCCGCCACCGCCGACACAGTGA
- the LOC139418572 gene encoding transmembrane protein 45B-like isoform X1 produces MANFKGHALPGSCFLLLGLCWSVMYPLRHCWRRHQPKARQKLPLFFNRIDLIEGTLMIFFAFVGECLPSCTYLDCSLFKILHYGISQPLNDLQEACCLTLMLSCHSVGIMAEQFVPDGPHAHLYNRETQSWVKLMNWQHSTMYLFFSIAGVVKVLTMSPLPVPLGLDRLALSLAFFIEGLLFYFHVHMRPPLDTHIHSMLFVPVFGGAAITLLEVFMRDNIVLELLRTSMTILQGSWFFQIGFVLYPLNGVQWDLQAHDNTMFITMCFCWHLAVALLIVGINYWMGWCCVQRCSGRGSDIEIMMRKTSSSKKALLEESDEE; encoded by the exons ATGGCCAACTTCAAGGGACATGCCCTTCCTGGCAGCTGCTTTCTGCTGTTAGGCCTGTGTTGGTCAGTGATGTACCCTCTCCGACACTGCTGGAGGAGGCATCAGCCTAAAGCAAGACAAAAACTGCCCCTGTTCTTTAACAGAATAGACTTAATCGAGGGGACACTTATGATTTTCTTTGCCTTTGTGGGTGAGTGTCTTCCCTCGTGCACTTATTTGGACTGCTCTCTCTTTAAGATCTTACACTATGGAATCTCTCAACCTCTGAATGATCTGCAAGAGGCTTGCTGTTTGACCCTGATGTTGTCCTGTCACTCTGTAGGCATCATGGCAGAGCAGTTTGTGCCTGATGGGCCCCATGCCCACCTGTACAACAGAGAGACCCAGTCCTGGGTGAAGCTGATGAACTGGCAGCACAGCACTATGTACCTCTTCTTCAGTATCGCTGGAGTTGTTAAAGTCCTCACTATGTCACCGCTTCCAGTCCCACTTGGTCTTGACCGCCTTGCTCTCTCCCTGGCTTTTTTTATTGAAG GGCTCCTGTTTTACTTCCATGTGCACATGCGCCCTCCTCTGGATACCCACATCCACTCCATGCTGTTTGTGCCGGTGTTTGGTGGGGCGGCCATCACCCTGTTGGAGGTGTTCATGCGAGATAACATCGTACTGGAACTGCTCAGGACCAGCATGACCATCCTGCAAGGCTCCTGGTTCTTTCAG ATTGGATTCGTGCTGTACCCATTAAACGGAGTACAGTGGGATCTGCAGGCACACGATAACACCATGTTCATCACCATGTGCTTCTGCTGGCATCTAGCTGTGGCCCTGCTGATCGTTGGCATCAACTACTGGATGGGCTGGTG CTGTGTACAACGATGTTCAGGAAGAGGAAGTGACATAGAGATCATGATGAGAAAGACATCCAGCTCCAAAAAGGCTCTGCTAGAGGAGTCAGACGAAGAGTAG